The bacterium sequence ACCTCCACGTGCATCATGAAGCGGTCCATCTGGGCTTCGGGCAGCGGGTAGGTGCCTTCCTGTTCGATGGGGTTCTGGGTCGCCATCACCATGAAGAGTTCCGGCAGCGGATGCGTCGTTCCGGCGATCGTGACCTGCCGCTCTTCCATCGCTTCGAGCAGCGCTGCCTGCACCTTTGCCGGCGCTCGATTCACTTCGTCCGCCAGCACGATGTTCGAGAAGATCGGCCCCGGCTGATACCGGAATTCGCCCCCGCCTCCTTCGCTCGCGTAGTACACCTCCGTCCCGGTCACATCGCCCGGAAGAAGATCCGGCGTGAACTGGATGCGCGAAAGATCCGCTTCCAGATTCTCCGCCAGCGCCTTGACCGCCCGCGTCTTGGCCAGGCCCGGCAGGCCCTCGACCAGGAGGTTTCCGTTCGCGAGCAAGCCGATGATCAGCCGCTCGACCATCTCGGCCTGGCCGACGATGGACTGGCCGACCTGCTCGCGAAGCCGAAGAATCTCATCTCGTGCGGACATGGGCCTC is a genomic window containing:
- a CDS encoding MoxR family ATPase, with product MSARDEILRLREQVGQSIVGQAEMVERLIIGLLANGNLLVEGLPGLAKTRAVKALAENLEADLSRIQFTPDLLPGDVTGTEVYYASEGGGGEFRYQPGPIFSNIVLADEVNRAPAKVQAALLEAMEERQVTIAGTTHPLPELFMVMATQNPIEQEGTYPLPEAQMDRFMMHVEVGYPDEAAEAKVIELVRRETRQASADESPAPVAQSAVFEARAEIDQVQIADPILQYIVDLVFATRYPDRYSEQLAGWVSLGASPRAGIHLDRGSRTRAWLEGRDYTTPEDVRAVMHGVLRHRISLSYEASADGITANQVIDEIAKLVAVP